One genomic region from Aliarcobacter cryaerophilus ATCC 43158 encodes:
- a CDS encoding flagellar hook-associated protein 3, protein MISLNSTTYRLGNLDNYQAKLNFQMGGSKLQFGSDDSVTFGRLTHTEDKIKTQKGIIEQIERADVLNNTSDTAMKEVKLLLEKIKAEELIKANTSTTSIEGLEAIAGVIEGYKQNLFNLANTQTEGQYVFAGSDASVKPFSMDASGKVTYNGDADLRKVAVDEGSYRERGINGIDAFFYVADSASKGGTLTFKDGDRITDQDGKEWVFDNVANTLTKTNWDGSTQTLAATPPVAPATEYTTTVPNTDGTKFEARRNMFDMLDEAISSLRGLDSLGNPTLTYEDRRAGISKAIDESTKAYDTTIIAHSELGAKNKTFEVSKERAESKITQLSILEKELGNSNLTEVATELKALEISYTALYSTINRTFELSLTNFLK, encoded by the coding sequence ATGATATCATTAAATTCTACAACATACAGATTAGGAAATCTAGATAATTATCAAGCAAAACTTAATTTTCAAATGGGTGGAAGTAAACTTCAATTTGGAAGCGACGATTCTGTTACTTTTGGAAGATTAACTCATACAGAGGATAAAATAAAAACTCAAAAAGGAATTATAGAGCAAATAGAAAGAGCTGATGTTTTAAATAATACATCAGATACTGCAATGAAAGAGGTTAAACTTCTTTTAGAAAAGATAAAAGCAGAAGAGCTAATAAAAGCAAATACTTCTACAACTAGTATAGAAGGTCTTGAGGCAATTGCTGGAGTTATTGAAGGTTATAAACAAAATTTATTTAATCTAGCAAATACTCAAACAGAAGGTCAATATGTTTTTGCAGGAAGCGATGCTTCTGTTAAGCCTTTTTCTATGGATGCATCTGGAAAAGTAACATACAATGGAGATGCAGATTTAAGAAAAGTTGCAGTTGATGAGGGCTCTTACAGAGAAAGAGGAATAAATGGTATAGATGCTTTCTTTTATGTTGCCGATAGTGCTTCAAAAGGTGGTACATTAACTTTTAAAGATGGTGATAGAATTACAGACCAAGATGGAAAAGAGTGGGTTTTTGATAATGTTGCAAACACACTTACAAAAACAAACTGGGATGGTTCAACTCAAACATTAGCAGCTACTCCTCCCGTTGCTCCAGCAACTGAGTATACAACTACTGTGCCAAATACCGATGGTACAAAATTTGAAGCAAGAAGAAATATGTTTGACATGTTAGATGAAGCAATTAGTAGTTTAAGAGGTCTTGATAGTTTAGGAAATCCTACTTTAACTTATGAAGATAGAAGAGCTGGTATCTCAAAAGCTATTGATGAATCTACAAAAGCTTATGATACAACTATTATTGCACATTCAGAGTTGGGAGCAAAAAATAAAACTTTTGAAGTATCAAAAGAGAGAGCTGAATCTAAAATTACGCAACTAAGTATTCTTGAAAAAGAGCTTGGAAATTCAAATTTGACAGAAGTTGCTACAGAGCTAAAGGCTCTTGAAATCTCTTATACAGCACTTTACTCAACAATAAATAGAACATTTGAGTTATCTTTAACTAATTTCTTGAAATAA
- a CDS encoding tetratricopeptide repeat protein has product MRFLTIFILLISLLNAKDRDFYYSFIDSNGKQIPTKTKETIINTLNQLDDVKAIALDGKLFEAFEKLKIIKDNNKVSLLNSDILILYSELVLKTNSKQHISSAANELEVAINSSLIDQEDLLKAYLILIDLKININKVEDARYYAQTVVDIFDDEEAKAKGKISLAKIFKYQKDYKKASKSIFEVLSDTQDKNIASIAANELFDIYLLEGRKEEASELMRQLLLTNPSFYSSDYILANQRVDLLLKLDMKTFAIDILKNLIITSKKDDILEQTKYKLANLYMSLYDKTDNYLNLAKILYKNIIDNYPKSENFDNSSMFYDEIKMRQKAILPNVVADKYPENEAMQNKALLQELVNNNFNKKYEDVIKMKRIYKDIPKDILKRFGYENVDELLDIAHLGLIKEYLKEQDCIKLSYILKDLKTDLFKDIVSDDSLKNEFIKCIREVPSIENYKQIKNIFKDSKDLDIYLILEAMALDVEEIDDALYYSSKIEKSKHKEILKEEFLYKYQILKIDNNSVKLDKFFKNSLENNDLIEANIEKPIIIDFYYDLYLYLIKEGKEEEAFKILNSLNNKQNEFKAFVYSPFVESELSRLLKKQNNFQDAVNYLIQALQHAKNIKPDVEIKLYYDILTLYDNLGQKEQKVIYLEKCKNVNIEDNFYKNMCNGMNP; this is encoded by the coding sequence TTGAGATTTTTAACTATATTTATACTTCTTATTTCTCTTCTAAATGCTAAAGATAGAGATTTTTATTATAGTTTTATAGATTCAAATGGAAAACAAATTCCAACAAAAACAAAAGAGACAATAATAAATACTTTAAATCAATTAGATGATGTTAAAGCAATAGCACTTGATGGAAAACTTTTTGAGGCTTTTGAAAAATTAAAAATTATAAAAGATAACAATAAGGTATCACTTTTAAATTCAGATATTTTAATACTTTACTCTGAATTAGTTTTAAAAACAAACTCAAAACAGCATATAAGTAGCGCTGCAAATGAGTTGGAAGTAGCTATAAATTCATCACTTATAGATCAAGAAGATTTATTAAAAGCTTATTTGATTTTGATAGATTTAAAGATAAATATAAATAAAGTAGAAGATGCAAGATATTATGCTCAAACAGTAGTAGATATCTTTGATGATGAAGAGGCAAAAGCAAAAGGAAAAATATCTTTAGCAAAGATTTTTAAATATCAAAAAGACTATAAAAAGGCTTCAAAATCAATTTTTGAAGTCTTAAGCGATACACAAGATAAAAATATTGCTTCAATTGCTGCAAATGAACTTTTTGATATATATTTACTTGAGGGAAGAAAAGAAGAAGCAAGTGAGCTTATGCGACAACTTTTGTTGACAAATCCATCTTTTTACTCTAGTGATTATATATTAGCTAATCAAAGAGTGGATTTACTTTTAAAGCTAGATATGAAAACTTTTGCTATAGATATATTAAAAAACTTAATAATAACTTCAAAAAAAGATGATATTTTAGAACAAACAAAGTATAAATTAGCAAATTTATATATGAGTTTATACGACAAAACCGATAACTACTTAAATCTTGCAAAGATTCTATATAAAAATATTATTGATAACTATCCAAAAAGTGAAAATTTTGATAATTCATCTATGTTTTATGATGAAATAAAAATGAGGCAAAAGGCTATTTTACCAAATGTAGTAGCTGATAAATATCCAGAAAATGAGGCTATGCAAAATAAAGCACTTCTTCAAGAGTTGGTTAATAATAATTTTAATAAAAAATATGAAGATGTAATAAAAATGAAAAGAATTTATAAAGATATTCCAAAAGATATATTAAAGAGATTTGGTTATGAAAATGTTGATGAACTTTTAGATATAGCACATTTAGGGCTTATAAAAGAGTATTTAAAAGAGCAAGATTGCATCAAATTAAGTTATATTTTAAAAGATTTAAAAACAGATCTTTTTAAAGATATAGTTAGCGATGATAGTTTAAAAAATGAGTTTATTAAATGTATTAGAGAAGTTCCATCTATTGAGAACTATAAGCAAATTAAAAATATCTTTAAAGATTCAAAAGATTTAGATATTTATCTTATTTTGGAAGCTATGGCTCTCGATGTTGAAGAGATAGATGATGCTTTGTATTACTCATCAAAAATAGAAAAATCAAAACATAAAGAGATTTTAAAAGAAGAGTTTTTGTATAAATATCAGATTTTAAAAATTGATAATAATTCAGTAAAATTAGACAAGTTTTTTAAGAATAGTTTGGAAAATAATGATTTAATTGAAGCAAATATAGAAAAACCAATAATTATTGATTTTTATTATGATTTATATCTATATTTAATAAAAGAGGGAAAAGAGGAAGAGGCATTTAAGATTTTAAATTCTTTAAATAATAAGCAAAATGAGTTTAAAGCTTTTGTTTATTCTCCTTTTGTAGAGAGCGAATTATCAAGATTATTAAAAAAACAAAATAATTTTCAAGATGCAGTAAACTATCTTATACAAGCTTTACAACATGCTAAAAATATAAAACCAGATGTTGAGATAAAACTTTACTATGATATTTTAACTTTATATGATAATTTAGGGCAAAAAGAACAAAAAGTGATATATTTAGAAAAATGTAAAAATGTAAATATAGAAGATAATTTTTATAAAAATATGTGTAACGGAATGAATCCATGA
- the flhB gene encoding flagellar biosynthesis protein FlhB produces the protein MADDEEKTEEPTSKKIEDARNEGNVGKSAEVAGAVILTLGSVYLIFLSGFTFLEIKKVMLYIYGFIGQEIDESTYFTITVTVATTLVKALAPIYLLVFVLALASNWMQFGFIATPLKLDLQKLDPIKGMGNIFSLKKLMEALKLTLKLSVIVWVMFLLFALTYQDFLIMMNKELNATIEAMIDLIIIFVFTILFIIIIFAIIDFYFSKHYYMKSLKMSKQEIKDEYKNMEGDPQVKGRIRRIQMQMAQKRMMSSVPDADVVITNPTHYAVALKYDSSKNQAPLLVAKGIDFLALRIKEIAKENSVTIIENPSLARALYDQIELEREVPSEFYKAIAEIFSYVYELKKKR, from the coding sequence ATGGCTGATGATGAAGAAAAAACTGAAGAACCCACATCCAAAAAGATAGAAGATGCCAGAAATGAAGGAAATGTAGGTAAATCTGCTGAGGTAGCTGGTGCTGTTATTTTAACTTTGGGTTCTGTTTATTTAATATTTCTTTCAGGATTTACATTTTTAGAGATAAAAAAAGTAATGTTATATATATATGGCTTTATTGGACAAGAGATAGACGAAAGCACATATTTTACAATTACAGTTACAGTTGCAACAACACTTGTGAAAGCTTTGGCTCCTATATATTTGTTAGTATTTGTTTTAGCTCTTGCTAGTAACTGGATGCAGTTTGGGTTTATTGCAACTCCTTTGAAACTTGATTTACAAAAACTAGATCCAATAAAGGGTATGGGAAATATTTTTAGTTTAAAAAAATTAATGGAGGCGCTTAAATTAACTCTGAAATTATCTGTAATAGTTTGGGTTATGTTTTTACTTTTTGCATTGACATATCAAGATTTTTTGATAATGATGAATAAAGAGTTAAATGCAACTATTGAAGCTATGATAGATTTGATTATTATATTTGTTTTTACTATTTTGTTTATTATCATTATTTTTGCTATAATAGATTTCTATTTTTCTAAACATTATTATATGAAATCTTTGAAAATGAGTAAACAAGAGATTAAAGATGAGTATAAAAATATGGAAGGAGACCCTCAAGTTAAGGGAAGAATTCGTAGAATTCAAATGCAAATGGCACAAAAAAGAATGATGAGTAGTGTTCCTGATGCCGATGTTGTTATTACAAATCCAACACACTATGCTGTTGCTTTAAAATATGATAGTTCAAAAAATCAAGCTCCTTTACTTGTTGCAAAAGGTATAGATTTTTTAGCTTTAAGAATAAAAGAGATAGCAAAAGAAAATAGTGTAACTATAATAGAAAATCCAAGTCTTGCAAGAGCTTTGTATGATCAAATTGAGTTAGAAAGAGAAGTTCCTTCAGAGTTTTATAAAGCAATTGCAGAGATTTTCTCTTATGTTTATGAATTAAAGAAAAAAAGGTAA
- a CDS encoding flagellar hook-length control protein FliK: protein MANLVDIFTQTSGLKGETTVLSTSEDLPKDKPSLFDSLLKTSIEDIENNSTQNTNSKIIPQNNISNLENNSLESEVLEINTKLSAETSDFETINLDENSNSEEVIKDLSKNITNDPNIDNIKKDEIKEPTKNIQNSISSKNSLLDRLVLEVKNSNLEQVHKVEQILSEPLKSLENVHILNNDKTFIKSLDEVIEDLKSQNNLEEKLDSDKIIISKDDKLVENIEQEVLIKDINTNNLQIKDENSQNLDVVTSETTKNISQIIVNSDNTKELENQIQTSTILKDNLNSENILIVEDEVVKNDAIKNETVKNENNLNSQNILIVENEVIKTENSTKVDQKLSLMDQLIQSNSKKDITRKIEEVTTSNPQNIEQTNKNSKEISSNIFLADQKNSLNNQLLFNKNEAINILKNASSVEDIEKSANILDLDANNLEVEQNISSESLNNLSVDEKEVLDRKNILNSILNEKDVRSVDVRNLITNSIEASKALLEDTINIVDDKILDIQPNLVNSIQSRIVGAKQQMASMMSDVARQMYENYKPPVTVFRMNLNPGDLGTISVLMKQDRSSGLTINMSVSNIATLELLMENQNMLRNSLAKTFNDNANFNLDFSKGEGGQSQGDSSSNQNQRDKRDSNTQEILRIKKENKDYEEKNDYM, encoded by the coding sequence ATGGCAAATCTAGTTGATATTTTTACACAAACAAGCGGTTTAAAAGGTGAAACAACAGTTTTAAGCACAAGTGAAGATTTACCAAAAGATAAGCCATCTTTATTTGATTCTCTTTTAAAAACTTCAATAGAAGATATTGAAAATAATTCAACACAAAACACAAATTCAAAAATAATACCTCAAAATAATATTTCCAATTTAGAAAACAACTCTTTAGAGAGTGAAGTTTTAGAGATCAATACAAAATTGAGTGCTGAAACTTCTGATTTTGAAACTATCAATTTAGATGAAAATTCAAATAGTGAAGAAGTTATAAAAGATTTATCAAAAAATATAACAAATGATCCAAATATAGATAATATCAAAAAAGATGAGATAAAAGAACCTACAAAAAATATTCAAAATAGTATAAGTAGTAAGAACTCATTATTAGATAGGTTAGTTTTGGAAGTAAAAAATAGTAATTTAGAGCAAGTACATAAAGTTGAGCAAATTTTAAGTGAACCTTTGAAGAGTTTAGAAAATGTTCATATTTTAAATAATGATAAAACTTTTATAAAATCTTTAGATGAAGTAATTGAAGATTTAAAAAGTCAAAATAATTTAGAAGAAAAGTTAGATAGTGACAAAATTATAATTTCTAAAGATGATAAATTAGTAGAGAATATAGAGCAAGAAGTCCTTATAAAAGATATAAATACAAATAATTTGCAAATAAAAGATGAAAACAGTCAAAATCTTGATGTTGTAACTTCAGAAACAACTAAAAACATATCTCAAATAATAGTAAATAGTGATAATACTAAAGAGTTAGAAAATCAAATTCAAACTTCTACAATTTTGAAAGATAATTTAAATTCTGAAAATATTTTAATTGTTGAAGATGAAGTTGTCAAAAATGACGCTATCAAAAATGAAACTGTAAAAAATGAAAATAACTTAAATTCACAAAATATTTTAATTGTTGAAAATGAAGTTATAAAAACTGAAAATAGTACGAAAGTAGATCAAAAATTGTCTCTTATGGATCAGTTAATTCAATCAAATAGTAAAAAAGATATTACAAGAAAAATAGAAGAAGTAACTACTTCAAATCCTCAAAATATAGAACAAACTAATAAAAATTCAAAAGAGATATCTTCAAATATTTTTTTAGCTGACCAAAAAAATAGTTTGAATAATCAACTACTTTTTAATAAAAATGAAGCAATAAATATTCTAAAAAATGCTTCAAGTGTTGAAGATATAGAAAAAAGTGCGAATATATTAGATTTAGATGCAAATAATTTGGAAGTTGAGCAAAATATCTCTAGTGAGAGTTTAAATAATTTAAGCGTAGATGAAAAAGAGGTTTTAGATAGAAAGAATATTTTAAATAGTATTTTAAATGAAAAAGATGTAAGAAGTGTAGATGTTAGAAATCTTATAACAAACTCAATAGAGGCTTCAAAAGCTCTTTTAGAAGATACTATAAATATTGTAGATGATAAAATTTTGGATATTCAACCAAATTTGGTAAATTCAATTCAATCAAGAATTGTTGGTGCAAAACAACAAATGGCCTCTATGATGTCAGATGTTGCAAGGCAGATGTATGAAAACTATAAGCCACCAGTTACTGTTTTTAGAATGAATTTAAATCCAGGAGATTTGGGAACTATTTCAGTTTTAATGAAACAAGATAGATCAAGTGGGTTAACTATTAATATGAGTGTTTCTAATATTGCAACATTAGAGCTTTTGATGGAAAATCAAAATATGTTAAGAAACTCTTTGGCAAAAACATTTAATGACAATGCAAACTTCAATCTTGATTTCTCAAAAGGTGAAGGTGGTCAAAGTCAAGGAGACTCTTCAAGTAATCAAAATCAAAGAGATAAAAGAGATTCAAATACTCAAGAGATATTAAGGATTAAAAAAGAAAACAAAGATTACGAAGAAAAAAACGATTATATGTAA
- the fliE gene encoding flagellar hook-basal body complex protein FliE — translation MSIVGAINYLNPLQGIDSANVKQSETLGESQYADKSFKDLLNGAVKEVNNSQIEGYNSMKEIATGKVVNLQEAVQKIEEAELSLKLGLEVKNKAINAYREIMRMQI, via the coding sequence ATGAGTATAGTAGGTGCTATAAACTATTTAAATCCATTACAAGGTATTGATAGTGCAAATGTAAAACAAAGTGAAACTTTAGGTGAAAGTCAATATGCCGATAAATCTTTTAAAGATTTATTAAATGGAGCTGTAAAAGAGGTAAATAATTCTCAAATAGAGGGTTATAACTCTATGAAAGAGATTGCAACAGGAAAAGTTGTAAATCTTCAAGAAGCTGTTCAAAAAATTGAAGAAGCAGAGTTAAGCCTTAAATTGGGATTAGAAGTTAAAAATAAAGCAATAAATGCTTATAGAGAAATTATGAGAATGCAAATTTAG
- the fliI gene encoding flagellar protein export ATPase FliI: MNIDDIIDSIDSNNLNIAFGRVVNISAVTLTAIGLDVAVGDIVRIESVQKLYTVLGMVTVLNDSLFVIVPFSFIDGFKINDKVFLQRDGLTIKCGNGLLGRVLNALGEPIDDLGKIRDLDTNAPINKESMSPLDRGIIDQKFATGVKAIDSMLTCGKGQKVGIFAGSGVGKSTLMGMIVQGCEATIKVIALVGERGREIPEFIHYNLNNNLENTVIVTATSDESPLMRKYAAFTAMSVAEYFRDKGHDVLLMMDSVTRFAMAQREIGLSTGEPPVSRGYPPSVFALLPQLMERAGNSKKGSITAFFTVLVDGDDLNDPIADQSRSILDGHIVLTRDLTEQGFYPPINILKSASRVIDKVVTKEHYNDFLKLKRVLSLIKENEVLIRVGAYKKGMDLELDNAIAKKEKAREFLTQGTLEKYSFDEIIANLRKVLI; the protein is encoded by the coding sequence ATGAATATAGATGATATTATTGATAGCATAGATTCAAACAATTTAAATATAGCTTTTGGAAGAGTTGTAAATATTTCAGCTGTTACTTTAACTGCTATTGGTTTAGATGTTGCTGTTGGAGATATTGTAAGAATTGAATCTGTACAAAAACTATATACAGTTTTAGGAATGGTTACAGTTTTAAATGATAGCTTGTTTGTTATAGTTCCATTTTCATTTATTGATGGTTTTAAGATAAATGATAAAGTATTTTTACAAAGAGATGGACTTACTATAAAGTGTGGGAATGGTCTTTTAGGAAGAGTTCTAAATGCCTTAGGAGAGCCTATTGATGATTTAGGAAAAATAAGAGATTTAGATACAAATGCTCCTATAAATAAAGAGAGTATGTCACCACTTGATAGGGGAATTATTGATCAAAAGTTTGCAACAGGCGTAAAAGCTATTGATTCTATGCTTACGTGTGGAAAAGGTCAAAAAGTAGGTATTTTTGCTGGAAGTGGAGTTGGAAAATCAACTCTTATGGGAATGATAGTTCAAGGATGTGAAGCAACTATTAAAGTAATTGCACTTGTTGGAGAAAGAGGAAGAGAAATACCTGAATTTATTCACTACAATTTAAACAACAATTTAGAAAATACTGTAATTGTGACTGCAACTTCAGATGAATCACCATTAATGCGAAAGTATGCTGCTTTTACAGCTATGAGTGTAGCTGAATACTTTAGAGATAAAGGTCATGATGTACTTCTTATGATGGATAGTGTTACTAGATTTGCAATGGCTCAAAGAGAAATAGGTTTAAGTACAGGAGAACCACCAGTAAGTAGGGGATATCCACCATCAGTTTTTGCTCTTTTGCCACAACTTATGGAGAGAGCTGGAAATAGTAAAAAAGGCTCTATTACAGCATTTTTTACAGTTTTAGTTGATGGTGATGATTTAAATGATCCAATTGCAGATCAAAGTAGGTCTATACTTGATGGACATATAGTGCTAACAAGAGATTTAACAGAACAGGGGTTTTATCCACCAATAAATATATTAAAATCAGCTTCAAGGGTAATAGATAAGGTTGTAACAAAAGAGCATTATAATGATTTTTTAAAGTTAAAAAGAGTATTATCGCTAATAAAAGAGAATGAAGTTTTAATTAGAGTTGGTGCATACAAAAAAGGTATGGATCTTGAGTTGGATAATGCAATAGCAAAAAAAGAGAAGGCAAGAGAGTTCCTTACTCAAGGAACTTTGGAAAAGTACTCTTTTGATGAGATTATTGCAAATTTAAGAAAGGTGTTAATATGA
- the flgC gene encoding flagellar basal body rod protein FlgC, whose protein sequence is MGFFDGYNVSTSGMSAQRTRINVVSANIANAKTTHTQEGGPYKKQQVIFEDVLVANKTRRTNSNDIEINNSPQSDLALRAVGVKKIIHTDAQPVLRYDPTHPDANEKGYVAYPDINPVIEMVDLIEAMRSYEANVTAFNTHRGIDTKTLDILAGN, encoded by the coding sequence ATGGGTTTTTTTGATGGATATAATGTATCAACTTCAGGAATGAGTGCACAAAGAACAAGAATAAATGTAGTAAGTGCAAATATTGCAAATGCAAAAACAACTCATACTCAAGAGGGTGGACCATATAAAAAGCAACAAGTTATTTTTGAAGATGTTTTAGTAGCAAATAAAACTAGAAGAACAAATTCAAATGATATTGAAATAAACAATTCACCGCAATCAGATTTAGCTCTAAGAGCTGTTGGAGTAAAAAAGATAATTCATACAGATGCGCAACCTGTATTAAGATATGACCCAACTCATCCAGATGCAAATGAAAAGGGTTATGTAGCATATCCTGATATAAATCCTGTTATTGAAATGGTTGATTTAATAGAAGCTATGAGATCTTATGAAGCAAATGTTACTGCATTTAATACTCATAGAGGAATTGATACAAAAACTCTAGATATTTTAGCTGGAAATTAA
- a CDS encoding P-loop NTPase, producing MLDVKFSQAEKLINLTSKVNSEVKSSKTKLLTITSGKGGVGKSTFTANFAYILSQKNLRVLVLDADIGLANMQVLFDVKPVVTLFDYINGHKRLQDVIIETKYPNLSLIAGKSGYQYVTNSSSFIFSRLVQDILDLDFYDILIVDTGAGLNDYVKEFLKVSTNILAITSTDPSALTDVYSLIKMLAIDKKSLMLCFNHTKNELVGETISNSLINLAKKNRLKSEFVIKYIGSVPSSENITKIARSRKIFVNEFPQEEAAIKLHNIVNGVLRNI from the coding sequence ATGCTTGATGTTAAGTTCTCTCAGGCTGAAAAATTAATAAATCTTACTTCAAAAGTAAATAGTGAAGTAAAAAGTTCAAAAACAAAACTTTTGACAATAACATCAGGAAAAGGTGGAGTTGGAAAATCCACTTTTACAGCAAATTTTGCTTATATATTATCTCAAAAAAATCTACGAGTATTGGTTTTGGATGCAGATATAGGCTTAGCAAATATGCAAGTACTTTTTGATGTAAAACCAGTAGTTACTCTATTTGATTATATTAATGGGCATAAAAGATTGCAAGATGTAATAATAGAAACAAAATATCCAAATTTATCTTTAATTGCTGGAAAAAGTGGTTATCAATATGTAACGAATAGTAGTAGTTTTATATTCTCTAGATTAGTGCAAGATATATTAGATTTAGATTTTTATGATATTTTAATTGTTGATACTGGAGCTGGATTAAATGACTATGTAAAAGAGTTTTTAAAAGTATCAACAAATATTTTGGCTATAACTTCAACAGATCCTAGCGCTTTAACTGATGTGTACTCTTTGATAAAAATGTTAGCAATTGATAAAAAGAGTTTAATGCTTTGTTTTAATCACACAAAAAATGAGCTAGTTGGTGAGACAATTTCAAACTCTTTGATAAATTTAGCTAAAAAAAACAGATTAAAAAGTGAATTTGTGATAAAATATATAGGAAGTGTACCAAGTAGTGAAAACATTACAAAAATAGCTAGATCTAGAAAGATATTTGTAAATGAGTTTCCACAAGAAGAAGCAGCTATTAAGTTGCACAATATTGTAAATGGTGTTTTAAGAAATATTTAA
- a CDS encoding flagellar biosynthetic protein FliR translates to MEEFFSLLNEDVLVKFLLLFARVVSFVAFMPVFGHTAISVTIRVAFAFYLVIFLFPFIGDIKYINESSFIVSLLSEITLGLVAAMLVNIIFSSVKIIGEFVEYSTALSMAMMFDPTTGSQEGLIAKLLFWVSLMLFFQTGMYEMTLVLLAKSFSMIHLGTFDIFSINGIKLAIGEINRMFAFAFTFALPLFFIGFILDVYYGYGTKSMPAFSPFIITFQLKFALIFLFLIFGLEIFFEAFTNYFISKFE, encoded by the coding sequence ATGGAAGAGTTTTTCTCACTTTTAAATGAAGATGTACTGGTTAAGTTTCTTCTTCTTTTTGCAAGGGTAGTATCTTTTGTAGCATTTATGCCAGTTTTTGGGCATACAGCGATAAGTGTTACTATAAGAGTAGCTTTTGCTTTTTATTTAGTAATTTTTCTTTTTCCATTTATTGGCGATATCAAATATATAAATGAATCTTCTTTTATAGTCTCTTTATTATCTGAAATAACTTTGGGATTAGTTGCTGCGATGCTTGTAAATATAATATTTTCATCTGTTAAAATTATAGGTGAATTTGTTGAGTATTCAACTGCTTTGTCTATGGCTATGATGTTTGATCCAACAACAGGTTCTCAAGAAGGATTAATAGCAAAACTACTATTTTGGGTATCATTAATGCTATTTTTCCAAACAGGAATGTATGAAATGACATTGGTTTTATTAGCAAAAAGCTTCTCTATGATACATTTAGGAACTTTTGATATATTCTCTATTAATGGTATAAAACTTGCTATTGGTGAGATTAATAGAATGTTTGCATTTGCATTTACTTTTGCTTTACCTCTATTTTTTATAGGATTTATTTTGGATGTTTATTATGGTTATGGTACAAAATCAATGCCAGCATTTTCTCCATTTATTATCACTTTTCAGTTGAAATTTGCTTTAATATTTTTATTTTTAATATTTGGTTTAGAAATATTTTTTGAAGCATTTACAAACTATTTTATTAGTAAATTTGAGTAG